One window from the genome of Bufo bufo chromosome 4, aBufBuf1.1, whole genome shotgun sequence encodes:
- the LOC120997057 gene encoding uncharacterized protein LOC120997057 isoform X2 has protein sequence MTIGGSVVLLFMTIGGSVVLLVRTIGGSVVLLVRTIGGSVVLLVRTIGSSIVLLVRTIGSSIVLLVRTIGGSVVLLVRTIGGSVVLLVRTIGGSVVLLVRTIGDSVVLLVRTIGGSVVLLVRTIGGSVVLLVRTIEHRRQCCITSEDHRRQCCITSEDHRRQCCITSEDHRRQCCITSEDHRRQCCITSEDHRRQCCITSEDHRRQCCITSEDHRRQCCITSEDHRRQCCITSEDHRRQCCITSEDHRRQCCITSEDHRRQCCITSEDHRRQCCITSEDHRRQCCITSEDHRRQCCITSEDHRRQCCITSEDHRRQFCITSEDHRRQCFAG, from the coding sequence atgaccataggaggcagtgttgtaTTACTATTTATGACCATCGGAGGCAGTGTTGTATTACTAGTGAGGACCATCGGAGGCAGTGTTGTATTACTAGTGAGGACCATCGGAGGCAGTGTTGTATTACTAGTAAGgaccataggaagcagtattgtaTTACTAGTAAGgaccataggaagcagtattgtattactagtgaggaccataggaggcagtgttgtattactagtgaggaccataggaggcagtgttgtaTTACTAGTGAGGACCATCGGAGGCAGTGTTGTATTACTAGTGAGGACCATCGGAGACAGTGTTGTATTACTAGTGAGGACCATCGGAGGCAGTGTTGTATTACTAGTGAGGACCATCGGAGGCAGTGTTGTATTACTAGTGAGGACCATCGAGCATCGGAGGCAGTGTTGTATTACTAGTGAGgaccataggaggcagtgttgtaTTACTAGTGAGGACCATCGGAGGCAGTGTTGTATTACTAGTGAGGACCATCGGAGGCAGTGTTGTATTACTAGTGAGGACCATCGGAGACAGTGTTGTATTACTAGTGAGGACCATCGGAGGCAGTGTTGTATTACTAGTGAGGACCATCGGAGGCAGTGTTGTATTACTAGTGAGGACCATCGGAGGCAGTGTTGTATTACTAGTGAGGACCATCGGAGGCAGTGTTGTATTACTAGTGAGGACCATCGGAGGCAGTGTTGTATTACTAGTGAGGACCATCGGAGACAGTGTTGTATTACTAGTGAGGACCATCGGAGGCAGTGTTGTATTACTAGTGAGGACCATCGGAGGCAGTGTTGTATTACTAGTGAGGACCATCGGAGGCAGTGTTGTATTACTAGTGAGGACCATCGGAGGCAGTGTTGTATTACTAGTGAGGACCATCGGAGACAGTGTTGTATTACTAGTGAGGACCATAGGAGGCAGTTTTGTATTACTAGTGAGGACCATCGGAGGCAGTGTTTTGCGGGGTGA
- the LOC120997057 gene encoding keratin-associated protein 10-7-like isoform X1, translating into MRQYCITSEDHRKQYCITSEDHRKQYCITSEDHMRQCCITSDDHRRQCCITSEDHRRQCCITSEDHRRQCCITSEDHRRQCCITSEDHRRQCCITSEDHRRQCCITSEDHRRQCCITSEDHRRQCCITSEDHIRQYCITSEDHQRQCCITSEDHRRQCCITSEDHRRQCCITSEDHRRQCCITSEDHRRQCCITIDDHRRQCCITIYDHRRQCCITSEDHRRQCCITSEDHRRQCCITSKDHRKQYCITSKDHRKQYCITSEDHRRQCCITSEDHRRQCCITSEDHRRQCCITSEDHRRQCCITSEDHRRQCCITSEDHRRQCCITSEDHRASEAVLYY; encoded by the coding sequence atgaggcagtattgtattactagtgaggaccataggaagcagtattgtattactagtgaggaccataggaagcagtattgtaTTACTAGTGAGGACCATATGAGGCAGTGTTGTATTACTAGTGATgaccataggaggcagtgttgtattactagtgaggaccataggaggcagtgttgtaTTACTAGTGAGGACCATCGTAGGCAGTGTTGTATTACTAGTGAGGACCATCGGAGGCAGTGTTGTATTACTAGTGAGGACCATCGGAGGCAGTGTTGTATTACTAGTGAGGACCATCGGAGGCAGTGTTGTATTACTAGTGAGGACCATCGGAGGCAGTGTTGTATTACTAGTGAGGACCATCGGAGGCAGTGTTGTATTACTAGTGAGGACCATATAAGGCAGTATTGTATTACTAGTGAGGACCATCAGAGGCAGTGTTGTATTACTAGTGAGgaccataggaggcagtgttgtattactagtgaggaccataggaggcagtgttgtattactagtgaggaccataggaggcagtgttgtattactagtgaggaccataggaggcagtgttgtattactattgatgaccataggaggcagtgttgtaTTACTATTTATGACCATCGGAGGCAGTGTTGTATTACTAGTGAGGACCATCGGAGGCAGTGTTGTATTACTAGTGAGGACCATCGGAGGCAGTGTTGTATTACTAGTAAGgaccataggaagcagtattgtaTTACTAGTAAGgaccataggaagcagtattgtattactagtgaggaccataggaggcagtgttgtattactagtgaggaccataggaggcagtgttgtaTTACTAGTGAGGACCATCGGAGGCAGTGTTGTATTACTAGTGAGGACCATCGGAGACAGTGTTGTATTACTAGTGAGGACCATCGGAGGCAGTGTTGTATTACTAGTGAGGACCATCGGAGGCAGTGTTGTATTACTAGTGAGGACCATCGAGCATCGGAGGCAGTGTTGTATTACTAG
- the LOC120997056 gene encoding putative nuclease HARBI1, which yields MEAFGPVMLYLLQVEEDEKKDKANLKHRRHLRPSPSSQKPHPKPKRPPSQKPQVISIRRPRIFRERTGMEGLTDEEVMERFRLSKRTIIDLYELIRADIDPLTQRSHAIPGIVKLLNCLHFFCSGSFQTKASAIGGVSQSTFSRFLVPVIQALKKHVHTFICFPTDKAGWQQLKNGFYSVAGIPHVMGVLDCIHIALSAPHEREEIYRNKKGYHSVNVQMIVDSNCRILSLFSAFPGSSQNSSILRQSSVYEGFESGRLSGGWLIGGSGYACRPWLMTPVPEPLTPAELSYNEAHASTRAIIDKTFKMLKSHFKCLDKSGGGLQYDPTKVSDIIVACCILHNISILHNMSPKTEEPSEEKLGAAYDPPAAGNAHNIRSQIIKDHFS from the exons ATGGAGGCGTTTGGTCCCGTCATGCTCTACTTGCTACAGGTTGAGGAAGATGAGAAGAAAGATAAAGCCAACCTGAAACATAGAAGACACCTCAGACCGTCGCCTTCCTCACAGAAGCCTCACCCAAAACCAAAACGACCTCCATCACAGAAACCTCAAGTGATCAGCATTCGGAGGCCACGCATTTTCCGGGAACGCACAGGAATGGAAGGACTGACGGACGAAGAGGTGATGGAAAGGTTCAGGCTGTCTAAACGTACCATCATCGATTTATATGAGCTGATCCGTGCGGACATTGATCCGTTGACCCAGAGGAGCCACGCCATCCCCGGCATCGTGAAACTATTGAACTGCCTGCACTTCTTTTGCTCTGGGTCCTTTCAGACCAAGGCTTCGGCCATCGGAGGGGTCTCCCAGTCCACGTTCTCCCGTTTCCTGGTGCCAGTGATCCAGGCCTTGAAGAAGCATGTCCACACGTTTATATGCTTCCCCACCGacaaggcagggtggcagcaattGAAAAATGGCTTTTACTCAGTGGCAGGGATCCCGCATGTCATGGGGGTCTTGGATTGCATTCACATAGCACTGTCGGCGCCCCATGAACGAGAGGAAATCTACAGAAATAAGAAGGGCTACCACTCCGTCAATGTGCAGATGATCGTCGACAGCAACTGTAGGATTCTCAGTTTGTTCTCAGCTTTTCCTGGAAGCTCCCAGAACTCTTCCATACTGCGGCAGTCTTCAGTCTACGAGGGGTTTGAGAGCGGCCGGCTCAGCGGTGGGTGGCTCATAG GGGGGTCCGGATATGCTTGTCGACCTTGGTTGATGACCCCAGTACCAGAACCCTTGACCCCAGCAGAGCTCTCCTACAACGAGGCCCACGCTAGCACTCGAGCCATCATAGACAAAACATTCAAGATGCTGAAAAGCCACTTCAAGTGCTTGGACAAGTCAGGCGGGGGGCTGCAGTACGACCCCACTAAGGTCTCCGACATCATCGTGGCCTGCTGCATCCTTCACAACATCTCCATCCTTCACAACATGTCACCCAAAACGGAGGAGCCCTCTGAGGAGAAGCTGGGAGCTGCATATGACCCCCCAGCTGCTGGCAATGCTCACAACATCCGCTCTCAGATCATAAAGGACCACTTCTCCT AA